One window of Flavobacterium dauae genomic DNA carries:
- a CDS encoding sigma 54-interacting transcriptional regulator, with protein MENVQSIKQRFEIIGNDIKLNRALEKAIQVAPTDISVLVTGESGVGKENIPKIIHALSHRKHGKYIAVNCGAIPEGTIDSELFGHEKGAFTGAVGSREGYFEVANGGTIFLDEVGELPLTTQVRLLRVLENGEFIKVGSSKVQKTDVRIVAATNVKMFDAIEKGKFREDLYYRLSTVEIALPPLRERGDDIHLLFRKFSSDFAHKYKMPPIKLSPEAADYLTHYRWGGNIRQLRNIAEQISVIETNRDINLKTIQSYLPERNSQLPSLIETKKSESDFSNEREILYKVLFDMKADLTDLRKLTLELMNNSNSAQVQESNKSLIQRIYGQNDDSQIKQTNRSIPLNEHVSSQNNNHQTELIDDEDENEDNYLIAETIDDEETLKLEEKEIQLIKKALERNSGKRKAAADELGISERTLYRKIKQYDL; from the coding sequence ATGGAAAACGTTCAAAGCATAAAACAACGTTTTGAAATTATTGGTAACGACATTAAACTAAATCGGGCATTAGAGAAAGCTATTCAGGTGGCTCCGACCGATATTTCTGTTTTGGTTACTGGTGAAAGCGGCGTTGGTAAAGAAAATATTCCAAAAATTATACACGCCTTGTCGCATCGCAAACACGGGAAATACATTGCGGTAAACTGTGGTGCGATTCCTGAAGGAACGATTGATTCAGAGCTTTTTGGTCACGAAAAAGGTGCATTTACAGGAGCAGTTGGCAGTCGCGAAGGTTACTTTGAAGTTGCAAACGGTGGAACTATTTTTTTAGATGAAGTGGGTGAATTGCCTTTAACTACTCAGGTTAGACTACTTCGTGTGTTAGAAAACGGCGAATTTATTAAAGTAGGATCTTCCAAAGTTCAAAAAACCGATGTGCGTATTGTTGCGGCAACCAACGTTAAAATGTTCGATGCTATTGAAAAAGGAAAATTTCGCGAAGATTTATACTATCGTTTAAGCACCGTTGAAATTGCTTTACCACCTTTACGCGAGCGTGGCGATGATATTCATTTATTATTCCGAAAATTTTCATCAGATTTTGCGCATAAATACAAAATGCCGCCTATTAAATTATCGCCCGAAGCTGCCGACTATTTAACGCATTACCGTTGGGGCGGAAACATCCGTCAGTTACGCAATATCGCCGAGCAAATTTCGGTTATCGAAACCAATCGCGACATCAATTTAAAGACTATTCAATCATATCTTCCTGAAAGAAATTCGCAGTTACCGTCGCTTATCGAAACAAAAAAATCGGAAAGTGATTTTAGCAACGAACGCGAAATTTTATACAAGGTTTTGTTTGATATGAAAGCCGATTTAACTGATTTAAGAAAATTAACGTTAGAGTTAATGAACAATTCAAACTCGGCACAGGTTCAAGAATCAAACAAATCGTTAATTCAGCGTATTTATGGTCAGAACGATGATTCACAAATCAAACAAACAAATCGTTCTATCCCTTTAAACGAGCACGTTTCATCACAAAACAACAATCATCAAACTGAATTAATCGACGATGAAGATGAAAATGAAGACAATTATTTGATTGCCGAAACAATTGATGATGAAGAAACGCTTAAATTAGAGGAAAAAGAAATTCAGCTGATTAAAAAAGCGTTAGAACGCAACAGCGGAAAACGCAAAGCTGCGGCAGATGAATTGGGAATCTCGGAAAGAACATTGTACAGAAAAATTAAACAGTACGATTTGTAA
- the topA gene encoding type I DNA topoisomerase → MAKNLVIVESPAKAKTIEKFLGKDYQVESSFGHIADLPSKEIGVDIDNNFKPKYEVSADKKAVVKKLKDLSKKAEMVWLASDEDREGEAIAWHLAEELKLKEENTKRIVFHEITKTAIQKAIENPRTIDYNLVNAQQARRVLDRLVGYELSPVLWKKVRAGLSAGRVQSVSVRLIVEREREIEGFNTESSFSITAEFVAANGKSFKAKLPKNFKTQEEAQAFLEKNIGAEFKVFDLETKPAKKSPAAPFTTSTLQQEASRKLYYSVSQTMMLAQRLYESGLITYMRTDSVNLSQDAIKAAETEIVNVYGKEFSKPRNFSTKAKGAQEAHEAIRPTDMSKHTVNIDRDQARLYELIWKRTLASQMSDAQLERTNVTIVANKHNQHFIATGEVLLFEGFLKVYLEGNDDEDEEQEGLLPAMKVNELLTSNGITATQRFSRPPARYTEAALVKKLEELGIGRPSTYAPTISTIIARNYVEKGTAEGIERNYQVLRLQNDKISTATQLEKVGADKGKLIPTDIGNIVTDFLVKNFETILDYNFTARVEGSFDEIAEGNLNWTKMMNEFYSHFHPTVVDVEKNAERESGERILGNDPKSGKVVLVRLGKFGPVAQIGDAEDEEKQFASLNPTQNIGTIGLKEALQLFLLPKTLGEYQGETVEVNNGRFGPYVRYAEMFVSLAKGEDPLDVTLDRAIELIKEKQKADAPIAIYQGLPVQKGVGRFGPFIKWNNMFINVNKKYNFDNLSTNDVEELIEDKIQKEKDKVIHDFKEEGIRVEKARWGRSVILKGKVKIELNKDIDAAALTLEEIQKMIEEKAPAKKTAAKKTAAKKPAAKATTKRTTKK, encoded by the coding sequence ATGGCAAAGAACTTAGTGATTGTAGAGTCGCCTGCAAAGGCAAAAACAATAGAAAAATTTTTAGGGAAAGATTATCAGGTAGAATCAAGCTTTGGACACATTGCCGATTTACCTTCAAAAGAAATTGGTGTTGATATCGATAATAATTTTAAACCGAAATACGAAGTTTCTGCCGATAAAAAAGCGGTTGTAAAAAAACTAAAAGATCTGTCAAAAAAAGCCGAAATGGTTTGGTTGGCATCCGATGAGGATCGTGAGGGTGAGGCAATTGCGTGGCATTTGGCAGAAGAATTAAAGTTAAAAGAAGAAAATACCAAGCGTATCGTTTTTCACGAAATTACCAAAACAGCCATTCAAAAAGCAATTGAAAATCCGCGTACCATAGATTATAATCTGGTAAACGCACAACAGGCACGCCGCGTTTTAGATCGTTTGGTTGGTTACGAATTATCGCCGGTTTTATGGAAAAAAGTACGTGCGGGTTTATCTGCCGGTCGTGTACAATCGGTTTCTGTTCGATTGATTGTGGAACGTGAACGCGAAATCGAAGGTTTTAATACCGAATCATCTTTTAGCATCACGGCAGAATTTGTTGCGGCAAACGGTAAATCGTTCAAAGCAAAATTGCCGAAAAATTTTAAAACACAAGAGGAAGCTCAGGCTTTTCTCGAAAAAAATATTGGTGCAGAATTTAAGGTTTTCGATTTAGAAACCAAACCTGCAAAAAAATCTCCGGCAGCACCATTTACTACATCAACTTTACAGCAAGAGGCATCGCGTAAACTATACTATTCGGTTTCGCAAACCATGATGTTAGCACAGCGTTTGTACGAAAGCGGATTGATTACTTATATGAGAACTGATAGCGTAAACCTGTCGCAAGATGCTATAAAAGCTGCCGAAACAGAAATTGTGAATGTTTACGGAAAAGAATTCAGTAAACCTCGAAATTTCTCTACAAAAGCAAAAGGTGCACAAGAAGCCCACGAGGCAATTCGCCCGACAGATATGTCTAAACATACCGTGAATATCGATCGTGATCAGGCGCGTTTATACGAATTAATCTGGAAACGTACCCTAGCTTCACAAATGAGCGATGCACAGTTAGAGCGTACCAACGTTACCATTGTTGCCAACAAACACAATCAACATTTTATTGCAACGGGCGAGGTGTTGCTTTTTGAAGGATTTTTAAAAGTTTATTTAGAAGGAAACGACGATGAAGATGAAGAACAAGAAGGTTTATTGCCGGCAATGAAAGTGAACGAACTTTTAACAAGCAATGGCATTACAGCTACACAACGTTTTTCGCGTCCGCCGGCTCGTTATACCGAAGCTGCTTTGGTTAAAAAGTTAGAAGAATTGGGCATTGGTCGTCCGTCAACGTATGCGCCAACCATTTCAACCATCATCGCACGTAATTACGTAGAAAAAGGAACTGCCGAAGGGATCGAACGTAATTATCAGGTTTTGCGATTGCAGAACGATAAAATTTCTACAGCAACTCAGTTAGAAAAAGTGGGTGCCGATAAAGGAAAACTGATTCCAACCGATATAGGAAATATTGTTACTGATTTCTTGGTGAAAAATTTCGAAACCATTTTAGATTATAATTTCACGGCTCGCGTTGAAGGAAGTTTCGATGAGATTGCTGAAGGGAATTTAAATTGGACAAAAATGATGAACGAATTTTACAGTCATTTTCATCCAACAGTTGTAGATGTCGAGAAAAATGCCGAACGCGAATCGGGTGAACGTATTTTAGGAAACGATCCAAAATCAGGAAAAGTGGTTTTGGTGCGTTTAGGTAAGTTTGGACCTGTAGCACAAATTGGCGATGCCGAAGACGAAGAAAAACAGTTTGCAAGTTTAAATCCAACACAAAATATAGGAACCATAGGTTTAAAAGAAGCGTTGCAATTGTTCCTGCTTCCTAAAACATTGGGAGAATACCAAGGCGAAACGGTCGAAGTTAACAACGGTCGTTTTGGTCCGTATGTGCGTTATGCCGAAATGTTTGTATCGCTTGCAAAAGGCGAAGATCCGTTAGATGTAACGTTAGATCGTGCCATAGAATTAATCAAAGAAAAGCAGAAAGCCGATGCGCCAATTGCCATTTATCAAGGCTTGCCTGTTCAAAAAGGTGTTGGTCGTTTTGGCCCGTTTATCAAATGGAACAATATGTTTATCAACGTAAACAAAAAATATAATTTCGATAATCTTTCTACGAACGATGTAGAAGAGTTGATTGAAGATAAAATTCAAAAGGAAAAAGACAAGGTTATTCACGATTTTAAAGAAGAAGGCATTCGTGTAGAAAAAGCGCGTTGGGGCAGATCGGTTATTTTAAAAGGAAAAGTGAAAATCGAATTAAATAAAGATATCGATGCAGCTGCTTTGACTTTAGAGGAAATTCAAAAAATGATCGAAGAAAAAGCTCCGGCTAAAAAAACAGCGGCAAAGAAAACCGCAGCTAAAAAACCGGCGGCTAAAGCAACAACTAAACGTACAACAAAAAAATAA
- a CDS encoding YcxB family protein — protein sequence MEKEITYKPSFNFNDYLKINYSLFLKKLSISILFIICLLIIIANITINIVNGNNFTDLLSFPIFIILLVPLIITWLPYQSTKIILADPKLKENIIIKINKIGIEYIGQSFQNKYAWNDFSKIAENKKWYILQLNKRQEIIIQKKDMNTNQQLDLKEIIEFVKN from the coding sequence ATGGAAAAAGAAATCACTTACAAACCATCTTTTAATTTCAATGACTATTTGAAAATAAATTATAGTTTGTTTTTAAAAAAATTATCCATTAGTATTCTTTTTATCATATGTCTTTTGATAATAATCGCTAATATTACCATTAATATAGTAAATGGAAATAATTTTACAGACTTATTATCATTCCCAATATTTATAATTCTTTTAGTTCCATTAATAATAACTTGGTTACCATATCAATCTACTAAAATAATTTTAGCTGATCCCAAATTAAAGGAAAATATTATCATAAAAATAAATAAAATTGGGATAGAATATATTGGTCAATCTTTCCAAAACAAATATGCTTGGAATGATTTTTCTAAAATAGCAGAAAATAAAAAATGGTATATTTTACAATTAAATAAAAGACAGGAAATAATAATCCAAAAGAAAGACATGAATACAAATCAACAATTGGATCTTAAAGAAATAATTGAATTTGTAAAGAATTAA
- the miaB gene encoding tRNA (N6-isopentenyl adenosine(37)-C2)-methylthiotransferase MiaB, with protein sequence MEKVIEEQKQGTSLILDQQENNTKKLFIESYGCQMNFSDSEIVASILANEGYNTTQNLEEADLVLVNTCSIRDKAEQTIRKRLEKYNAVKSINPSMKVGVLGCMAERLKSKFLEEEKIVDMVVGPDAYKDIPNLLKDVGEGRDAINVILSKEETYGDIAPVRLNSNGVTAFVSITRGCDNMCTFCVVPFTRGRERSREPQSIMEEIKDLHQRGFKEVTLLGQNVDSYLWYGGGLKKDYDKATDIQKATAVDFAQLLDMCATSFPKMRFRFSTSNPQDMHDEVIHVMAKHHNICKYIHLPVQSGSTRILHEMNRQHTREEYMDLVDRIYKIIPKISLSQDMITGFPTETEEDHQDTLSLMEYVKYDFGYMFAYSERPGTMAARKMEDDVPEVVKKRRLQEIVDLQQRIAMERTKRFVGDTVEVLIEKTSKRSDEHWSGRNSQNTTVVFPKENYKVGDFVLVKVSDCTSATLIGEAVGYSEMQ encoded by the coding sequence ATGGAAAAGGTAATTGAAGAACAAAAACAGGGTACAAGCCTGATTTTAGATCAACAAGAAAATAATACCAAAAAGTTATTTATAGAAAGTTATGGCTGCCAGATGAATTTTTCTGACAGTGAAATTGTTGCGTCTATTTTAGCTAACGAAGGTTATAACACCACACAAAATTTAGAAGAAGCCGATTTGGTTTTGGTTAATACGTGTTCTATTCGCGATAAAGCCGAACAAACCATTCGCAAGCGTTTAGAAAAATACAATGCGGTAAAATCGATCAATCCATCTATGAAAGTAGGTGTTTTAGGTTGTATGGCAGAGCGTTTAAAAAGCAAGTTTTTAGAAGAAGAAAAAATTGTAGATATGGTTGTAGGACCAGATGCTTACAAAGATATTCCGAACCTTTTAAAAGATGTTGGCGAAGGACGCGATGCCATTAACGTAATTCTATCAAAAGAAGAAACGTATGGCGATATTGCTCCGGTGCGTTTAAATAGTAACGGCGTAACGGCTTTTGTTTCTATTACAAGAGGTTGCGACAATATGTGTACATTTTGCGTTGTTCCTTTTACCCGTGGACGTGAGCGTTCTCGCGAACCACAAAGTATCATGGAGGAAATTAAAGATTTGCACCAACGTGGTTTTAAAGAAGTAACCCTATTGGGGCAAAACGTAGATTCCTATTTATGGTACGGTGGCGGATTGAAAAAAGATTACGATAAAGCAACCGATATACAAAAAGCAACCGCAGTAGATTTTGCCCAGCTTTTAGATATGTGTGCCACAAGTTTCCCGAAAATGCGTTTCCGTTTTTCAACATCAAACCCACAGGACATGCACGATGAAGTAATTCACGTAATGGCGAAACATCACAACATCTGTAAATACATTCATTTACCTGTTCAATCGGGATCAACTCGTATTTTACACGAAATGAACCGTCAGCACACACGTGAAGAATATATGGATTTGGTGGATAGAATCTATAAAATTATTCCGAAAATTTCGTTATCGCAAGATATGATTACCGGTTTCCCGACAGAAACAGAAGAAGATCATCAAGATACTTTATCGTTAATGGAATATGTAAAATACGATTTCGGATACATGTTTGCTTACTCTGAACGCCCTGGAACAATGGCTGCCAGAAAAATGGAGGACGATGTACCTGAAGTTGTAAAAAAACGCAGATTACAAGAAATTGTAGATTTACAACAGCGCATTGCAATGGAACGTACCAAACGTTTTGTAGGTGATACGGTTGAAGTTTTGATTGAAAAAACATCTAAACGTTCAGATGAACATTGGTCTGGAAGAAATTCACAAAACACCACAGTAGTTTTCCCTAAAGAAAATTACAAAGTAGGCGATTTTGTGTTGGTAAAAGTATCAGACTGTACATCGGCAACCTTAATTGGTGAAGCCGTAGGTTATTCGGAAATGCAATAA
- the secG gene encoding preprotein translocase subunit SecG has product MFTLFLVLITIVSLLLIIVIMIQNPKGGGLDSSLGGSTSIGGVQNTNKFLDKSTWTLAAALVILILVSGLSFTSGYSTDSKILDPNTIVTPPAALPTAGAAQGQAQPAQNTPSEQAPATTPAQPAN; this is encoded by the coding sequence ATGTTTACATTATTTTTAGTGTTAATCACTATCGTTTCATTACTTTTAATTATCGTTATTATGATTCAAAACCCTAAAGGTGGCGGTTTAGATTCATCGTTAGGTGGTTCTACATCGATTGGCGGGGTTCAAAATACCAATAAATTTTTAGACAAAAGTACCTGGACATTGGCAGCTGCTTTAGTTATTTTAATTTTAGTTTCAGGATTAAGCTTTACATCAGGTTACTCTACCGATTCTAAAATTTTAGACCCAAATACTATTGTAACACCACCGGCTGCTTTACCTACCGCAGGTGCAGCACAAGGTCAGGCTCAACCAGCACAAAACACTCCAAGTGAGCAAGCACCTGCCACTACACCGGCACAACCTGCTAACTAA
- the groL gene encoding chaperonin GroEL (60 kDa chaperone family; promotes refolding of misfolded polypeptides especially under stressful conditions; forms two stacked rings of heptamers to form a barrel-shaped 14mer; ends can be capped by GroES; misfolded proteins enter the barrel where they are refolded when GroES binds), with amino-acid sequence MAKDIKFDIEARDGLKRGVDALANAVKVTLGPKGRNVIISKSFGAPHVTKDGVSVAKEIELADTLENMGAQMVKEVASKTNDLAGDGTTTATVLAQAIVKEGLKNVAAGANPMDLKRGIDKAVEAIVADLSKQTQEVGSTTEKIKQVASISANNDEVIGELIAEAFGKVGKEGVITVEEAKGTDTYVDVVEGMQFDRGYLSPYFVTNPEKMETEFENPYILLYDKKISSLKELLPVLEPVAQSGKALLIIAEDVDGEALSTLVVNKLRGALKIAAVKAPGFGDRRKAMLEDIAILTGGTVIAEESGYTLENATLEMLGTAERVSIDKDNTTIVNGAGDSDMIKNRVNQIKAQMETTTSDYDKEKLQERLAKLAGGVAVLYVGAASEVEMKEKKDRVDDALHATRAAVEEGIVAGGGVALLRAKAALAGVDALNADEKTGIQIVSRAVESPLRTIVENAGLEGSVIVAKVSEGSGNYGYNAKTDEYVDMLSAGIIDPKKVTRVALENAASVAGMILTTECALVDIKEEGASQMPMGGGMPGMM; translated from the coding sequence ATGGCAAAAGATATAAAATTTGATATTGAAGCACGCGACGGTTTAAAACGTGGTGTTGATGCATTGGCAAATGCAGTAAAAGTAACTTTGGGTCCTAAGGGCCGTAACGTAATTATTTCAAAATCATTCGGTGCACCGCACGTAACAAAAGACGGTGTTTCGGTTGCTAAAGAAATTGAATTAGCCGATACGCTAGAAAACATGGGGGCGCAAATGGTTAAAGAAGTAGCAAGTAAAACCAACGATTTGGCAGGTGACGGTACTACAACTGCAACTGTTTTGGCTCAGGCTATTGTTAAAGAAGGATTAAAAAACGTTGCTGCTGGTGCAAATCCAATGGATTTAAAACGCGGAATTGACAAAGCTGTTGAAGCTATTGTTGCCGATTTATCAAAACAAACACAAGAAGTTGGTTCTACAACAGAAAAAATCAAGCAAGTTGCATCAATCTCTGCGAACAACGACGAAGTTATTGGTGAATTAATCGCCGAAGCTTTTGGTAAAGTGGGTAAAGAAGGTGTAATTACTGTTGAAGAAGCTAAAGGTACCGATACCTACGTAGATGTGGTAGAAGGAATGCAGTTTGACAGAGGATACCTATCGCCTTACTTTGTGACCAACCCAGAAAAAATGGAAACCGAGTTTGAAAATCCTTACATTTTATTATACGACAAAAAAATATCTTCGTTAAAAGAATTATTACCAGTTTTAGAACCGGTTGCACAATCGGGCAAAGCATTATTAATCATTGCTGAAGATGTAGATGGCGAAGCGTTATCAACTTTGGTTGTAAACAAATTACGCGGTGCATTGAAAATCGCTGCTGTAAAAGCACCAGGTTTTGGCGACAGAAGAAAAGCTATGTTAGAAGATATTGCTATCTTAACTGGCGGAACAGTTATCGCTGAAGAAAGTGGATATACGTTAGAAAATGCTACGTTGGAAATGTTAGGAACTGCAGAACGCGTTTCTATCGATAAAGACAACACAACCATTGTAAACGGTGCGGGCGATTCTGACATGATTAAAAACAGAGTGAACCAGATTAAAGCACAAATGGAAACAACTACTTCTGACTACGACAAAGAAAAGTTACAAGAGCGTTTAGCTAAATTAGCGGGCGGTGTTGCTGTTCTTTACGTTGGTGCTGCTTCTGAAGTTGAAATGAAAGAGAAAAAAGACCGTGTAGACGATGCTTTACACGCAACCCGTGCTGCAGTAGAAGAAGGAATTGTTGCCGGTGGTGGTGTTGCTTTATTACGTGCAAAAGCCGCTTTAGCTGGTGTTGATGCGTTAAATGCTGATGAGAAAACAGGTATTCAAATTGTTTCTCGTGCAGTAGAATCGCCTTTAAGAACGATTGTTGAAAATGCAGGTTTAGAAGGTTCTGTAATTGTTGCAAAAGTTAGCGAAGGTTCTGGTAACTATGGTTACAACGCTAAAACAGATGAATACGTTGATATGCTTTCTGCCGGAATTATCGATCCTAAAAAAGTAACTCGTGTAGCTTTAGAAAACGCAGCTTCGGTTGCCGGAATGATTTTAACTACAGAATGTGCTTTAGTTGATATTAAAGAAGAAGGTGCTAGCCAAATGCCAATGGGCGGCGGTATGCCAGGAATGATGTAA
- a CDS encoding tetratricopeptide repeat protein, whose protein sequence is MNAQQYIQWLNNPYQLTADNAAMLKDTISEYPYLQSARALYLKTLNQQRSFLYNSELKKTAAYTTDRDVLFDYIVSEDFITYKPLHIEEVDVVDENYIEFKKPEPTLDETIEKRVLDTLVYIENQDKETELIHKIDQISKSKIEANKLEKENALIEEEQVLIKEIPSEEIHQLEENLEVGKPLDFSKNDKFSFTEWLKLTSTQPIQRETEEITSENIEPEEKIIVEETVPVKQKNMDLIDRFIETNPKITPSKSAVVPSINLDRHEEEEPFYMTETLARIYLEQKKYQKAIQAYEILILKYPEKSSLFANRISDIKKLQEFNNI, encoded by the coding sequence ATGAATGCACAACAATACATACAATGGCTAAATAATCCGTATCAGTTAACAGCAGACAACGCGGCAATGTTAAAAGATACAATCAGTGAATATCCGTATTTACAATCGGCTCGTGCCTTATATTTAAAAACACTAAACCAGCAACGCAGCTTTTTGTACAACAGCGAACTAAAAAAAACAGCGGCATACACAACAGATCGTGATGTTTTGTTTGATTATATTGTTTCGGAAGATTTTATAACCTACAAACCGCTGCATATTGAAGAGGTTGATGTGGTTGATGAAAACTATATTGAATTTAAAAAACCAGAACCTACTTTAGACGAAACCATTGAAAAACGCGTGTTGGACACTTTGGTTTATATCGAAAATCAAGATAAAGAAACCGAACTGATTCATAAGATTGATCAAATTTCAAAATCGAAAATTGAAGCGAATAAGCTTGAAAAAGAAAATGCTTTAATTGAAGAAGAACAGGTTTTAATCAAAGAAATTCCATCAGAAGAAATTCATCAGTTAGAAGAAAATTTAGAAGTAGGCAAACCGTTAGATTTTTCTAAAAACGATAAATTTTCGTTTACCGAATGGTTAAAACTAACATCGACACAACCAATTCAACGCGAAACCGAAGAAATTACCAGCGAAAATATCGAACCGGAAGAAAAAATTATTGTTGAAGAAACGGTTCCGGTCAAACAAAAAAATATGGATTTAATAGATCGCTTTATCGAAACAAATCCTAAAATAACACCAAGTAAATCAGCAGTTGTTCCTTCAATAAATTTAGATCGTCACGAAGAAGAAGAACCTTTTTATATGACCGAAACTTTAGCCCGAATTTATCTGGAACAGAAAAAATATCAGAAAGCAATACAAGCTTATGAAATTTTAATTTTGAAATATCCGGAAAAAAGTAGTTTATTTGCAAATCGAATTTCCGATATAAAAAAATTACAGGAATTTAATAATATATAA
- a CDS encoding LptE family protein yields MKTIYNIQHTIILLFCLILSSCGAYNFTGTGKIDAESFQVNYFLNNAELVEPGIERTFTNALQDLLVNQTSLNMTNTNADLVYEGEITQYRISPMTATADQTAAQNRLYIAINVRFTNRKNPEDDFEKTFSHFYDYPANDQLIGGKLSTALEEIYERITQDVFNASLAKW; encoded by the coding sequence ATGAAAACAATATACAATATACAACATACAATAATACTTTTATTCTGTTTGATTTTATCGAGCTGTGGAGCCTATAACTTTACAGGAACTGGAAAAATTGACGCAGAAAGTTTTCAGGTAAATTATTTTTTAAACAATGCAGAACTGGTTGAACCGGGTATTGAACGTACTTTTACAAATGCACTACAAGACTTGTTAGTAAACCAAACCAGTTTGAATATGACAAACACTAATGCCGATTTGGTTTACGAAGGCGAAATTACCCAATACCGCATTTCACCAATGACCGCCACTGCTGACCAAACCGCAGCTCAAAACCGTTTGTATATTGCAATAAACGTTCGTTTTACAAATAGAAAAAATCCGGAAGATGATTTTGAAAAGACGTTCTCGCATTTTTACGATTATCCGGCAAACGATCAGTTAATTGGCGGTAAATTATCAACCGCATTAGAAGAAATTTACGAGCGAATTACACAAGATGTTTTCAACGCATCGTTAGCAAAATGGTAG
- a CDS encoding helix-turn-helix transcriptional regulator encodes MANKHNLISRLTRIVEIFQLQGENGLTFSELNDKLKNSFIDEDHSVSLRTFQRDLKDIESSLKIKIVYNKAKMKYILLDDATQKTSKNSQRFTIESLKMLNIAQDVSNNDFILIDNRKVTGLENYSTIKEAICLKKHLEFNYQKFDQYKANKRKLMPMALKESKSRWYVVGFEIKDGLKINTLKTFALDRIYNCEATTEFILKDTIDIQNHFKDFMGVTTKPLDGFSEKTTVKIETSIEYGKYFSTLPIHQSQKNEIENGKTIITLQVIPTMELVAEILSHNHQIKVIEPKELVNIVKKTISQNLKQYN; translated from the coding sequence ATGGCAAACAAGCACAATTTAATTAGCAGGTTAACGCGAATTGTTGAAATTTTTCAGCTTCAGGGCGAAAACGGACTGACATTTTCTGAATTGAACGATAAATTAAAGAATTCTTTTATCGATGAAGATCACAGCGTGTCGTTACGGACTTTTCAGCGCGATTTAAAAGATATTGAATCATCTTTAAAGATAAAAATCGTGTACAATAAAGCTAAAATGAAATATATTTTGTTGGACGATGCCACGCAGAAAACATCAAAAAACAGTCAGCGTTTTACCATTGAAAGTTTAAAGATGCTAAATATTGCCCAAGATGTATCCAACAACGATTTTATTTTGATTGATAACCGAAAAGTTACCGGATTAGAAAATTATTCTACTATTAAAGAAGCAATCTGCTTAAAAAAGCATTTGGAATTTAATTACCAAAAGTTCGATCAGTACAAAGCTAACAAACGCAAACTGATGCCGATGGCTTTAAAAGAAAGTAAAAGTCGCTGGTATGTTGTAGGTTTTGAAATTAAAGACGGATTAAAAATAAATACCTTAAAAACTTTTGCTTTAGACAGAATTTACAATTGCGAAGCAACTACCGAATTTATTTTAAAGGATACTATTGACATTCAAAACCACTTTAAAGATTTTATGGGCGTAACCACAAAACCGTTAGATGGTTTTTCGGAAAAAACAACCGTTAAAATAGAAACTTCAATAGAATATGGCAAGTATTTCAGCACGCTGCCCATTCATCAATCACAAAAAAACGAAATAGAAAACGGCAAAACAATAATTACTTTACAGGTAATTCCAACAATGGAACTAGTGGCGGAAATATTGTCGCACAACCACCAAATAAAGGTAATTGAACCTAAAGAATTAGTGAATATTGTAAAGAAAACCATCTCACAAAACCTAAAACAATACAATTAA
- a CDS encoding co-chaperone GroES codes for MALNVKPLADRVIIEPAAAETQTASGIIIPDTAKEKPQKGTVVAVGNGKKDEPLTVKVGDTVLYGKYAGTDLKFEGKDFLIMREEDILAII; via the coding sequence ATGGCATTAAACGTTAAACCATTAGCAGACCGCGTTATTATTGAACCAGCTGCTGCAGAAACTCAAACGGCTTCAGGTATCATTATTCCAGACACAGCAAAAGAGAAACCACAAAAAGGGACTGTTGTTGCTGTTGGTAACGGTAAAAAAGACGAGCCGTTAACCGTTAAAGTTGGCGACACTGTTTTATACGGAAAATATGCAGGTACCGATTTAAAATTTGAAGGCAAAGATTTCTTAATCATGCGCGAAGAAGATATTTTGGCAATTATATAG